One genomic region from Panthera tigris isolate Pti1 chromosome D1, P.tigris_Pti1_mat1.1, whole genome shotgun sequence encodes:
- the SPDYC gene encoding speedy protein C isoform X3, whose amino-acid sequence MSDTQDFATFPVVATQVKLGGWSRQGGGSVSLCPRPHQELQAFLSLLEHSFLQEFLSRDPCFQISDKYLLAMVLVYFRRANLKLSEYTHSNLFLALFLANDMEEDLEDPKCVIFLWALGKDWRRQVADFLHQRDKLWARMGFRAMVSRQCCEEVMAKEPSHWAWTRERRPHHGGAQRGCPKARVPLPGGPGLSPPHCSLCGLLPAPGLCSHQPRPLPVLSKCPSPNPECHCPPSQACLSVAEDPLVGGFLIILPPQLQLEPGTYTLHTL is encoded by the exons aTGAGCGACACTCAAGACTTTGCCACTTTCCCCGTGGTTGCCACCCAGGTGAAGCTGGGGGGCTGGAGCCGTCAGGGTGGGGGCAGCGTGTCTCTCTGCCCGCGCCCGCATCAGGAGCTCCAGGCCTTCCTCAGCCTTCTGG AGCATAGTTTCCTGCAGGAATTCCTTTCCAGAGATCCCTGTTTCCAGATTTCAGATAAG TATCTCCTGGCCATGGTGCTGGTCTACTTCCGGCGTGCCAACCTGAAGCTCAGCGAGTACACCCACAGCAACTTGTTCTTGGCGCT GTTTCTTGCAAATGACATGGAGGAGGATCTGGAGGACCCTAAATGTGTGATTTTTCTGTGGGCCCTGGGAAAAGATTGGCGTCGTCAGGTGGCAGACTTCCTGCACCAGAGGGATAAGCTGTGGGCCCGGATGGGCTTCCGGGCCATGGTGAGCCGCCAGTGCTGTGAGGAG GTCATGGCCAAGGAGCCGTCCCATTGGGCCTGGACTCGAGAGCGGCGTCCCCACCACGGTGGAGCTCAGAGGGGCTGCCCAAAGGCCCGGGTGCCCCTGCCTGGAGGCCCCGGCCTCTCGCCTCCTCACTGTTCCCTCTGTGGCTTGCTCCCTGCCCCCGGCCTCTGCAGCCACCAGCCCCGCCCCTTGCCTGTCTTATCCAAGTGCCCTTCCCCAAACCCTGAGTGCCATTGCCCTCCCTCCCAAGCTTGTCTCTCAGTGGCCGAAGACCCCTTGGTGGGGGGCTTCCTCATCATCCTGCCCCCCCAACTGCAGCTGGAGCCGGGCACCTACACTCTCCACA
- the SPDYC gene encoding speedy protein C isoform X5 — MSDTQDFATFPVVATQVKLGGWSRQGGGSVSLCPRPHQELQAFLSLLEHSFLQEFLSRDPCFQISDKYLLAMVLVYFRRANLKLSEYTHSNLFLALFLANDMEEDLEDPKCVIFLWALGKDWRRQVADFLHQRDKLWARMGFRAMVSRQCCEELVSQWPKTPWWGASSSSCPPNCSWSRAPTLSTSSRSLHRALGADICRVKSSPPACLLTQALPAVGPPAPPRPSVLLATGWQCCPGPPVPSSQLYPL, encoded by the exons aTGAGCGACACTCAAGACTTTGCCACTTTCCCCGTGGTTGCCACCCAGGTGAAGCTGGGGGGCTGGAGCCGTCAGGGTGGGGGCAGCGTGTCTCTCTGCCCGCGCCCGCATCAGGAGCTCCAGGCCTTCCTCAGCCTTCTGG AGCATAGTTTCCTGCAGGAATTCCTTTCCAGAGATCCCTGTTTCCAGATTTCAGATAAG TATCTCCTGGCCATGGTGCTGGTCTACTTCCGGCGTGCCAACCTGAAGCTCAGCGAGTACACCCACAGCAACTTGTTCTTGGCGCT GTTTCTTGCAAATGACATGGAGGAGGATCTGGAGGACCCTAAATGTGTGATTTTTCTGTGGGCCCTGGGAAAAGATTGGCGTCGTCAGGTGGCAGACTTCCTGCACCAGAGGGATAAGCTGTGGGCCCGGATGGGCTTCCGGGCCATGGTGAGCCGCCAGTGCTGTGAGGAG CTTGTCTCTCAGTGGCCGAAGACCCCTTGGTGGGGGGCTTCCTCATCATCCTGCCCCCCCAACTGCAGCTGGAGCCGGGCACCTACACTCTCCACA TCCTCCCGAAGCCTCCACCGTGCCCTAGGCGCTGATATTTGCAGGGTGAAGAGCAGCCCGCCTGCTTGTCTGCTGACCCAAGCCCTACCGGCCGtgggcccccccgccccgccccggccttCTGTCTTATTGGCCACAGGCTGGCAGTGCTGCCCAGGCCCCCCAGTCCCCTCCTCCCAACTGTACCCACTCTGA
- the SPDYC gene encoding speedy protein C isoform X2, translating into MSDTQDFATFPVVATQVKLGGWSRQGGGSVSLCPRPHQELQAFLSLLEHSFLQEFLSRDPCFQISDKYLLAMVLVYFRRANLKLSEYTHSNLFLALFLANDMEEDLEDPKCVIFLWALGKDWRRQVADFLHQRDKLWARMGFRAMVSRQCCEEVMAKEPSHWAWTRERRPHHGGAQRGCPKARVPLPGGPGLSPPHCSLCGLLPAPGLCSHQPRPLPVLSKCPSPNPECHCPPSQACLSVAEDPLVGGFLIILPPQLQLEPGTYTLHTSP; encoded by the exons aTGAGCGACACTCAAGACTTTGCCACTTTCCCCGTGGTTGCCACCCAGGTGAAGCTGGGGGGCTGGAGCCGTCAGGGTGGGGGCAGCGTGTCTCTCTGCCCGCGCCCGCATCAGGAGCTCCAGGCCTTCCTCAGCCTTCTGG AGCATAGTTTCCTGCAGGAATTCCTTTCCAGAGATCCCTGTTTCCAGATTTCAGATAAG TATCTCCTGGCCATGGTGCTGGTCTACTTCCGGCGTGCCAACCTGAAGCTCAGCGAGTACACCCACAGCAACTTGTTCTTGGCGCT GTTTCTTGCAAATGACATGGAGGAGGATCTGGAGGACCCTAAATGTGTGATTTTTCTGTGGGCCCTGGGAAAAGATTGGCGTCGTCAGGTGGCAGACTTCCTGCACCAGAGGGATAAGCTGTGGGCCCGGATGGGCTTCCGGGCCATGGTGAGCCGCCAGTGCTGTGAGGAG GTCATGGCCAAGGAGCCGTCCCATTGGGCCTGGACTCGAGAGCGGCGTCCCCACCACGGTGGAGCTCAGAGGGGCTGCCCAAAGGCCCGGGTGCCCCTGCCTGGAGGCCCCGGCCTCTCGCCTCCTCACTGTTCCCTCTGTGGCTTGCTCCCTGCCCCCGGCCTCTGCAGCCACCAGCCCCGCCCCTTGCCTGTCTTATCCAAGTGCCCTTCCCCAAACCCTGAGTGCCATTGCCCTCCCTCCCAAGCTTGTCTCTCAGTGGCCGAAGACCCCTTGGTGGGGGGCTTCCTCATCATCCTGCCCCCCCAACTGCAGCTGGAGCCGGGCACCTACACTCTCCACA cctctccctga
- the SPDYC gene encoding speedy protein C isoform X4, translating into MSDTQDFATFPVVATQVKLGGWSRQGGGSVSLCPRPHQELQAFLSLLEHSFLQEFLSRDPCFQISDKYLLAMVLVYFRRANLKLSEYTHSNLFLALFLANDMEEDLEDPKCVIFLWALGKDWRRQVADFLHQRDKLWARMGFRAMVSRQCCEELVSQWPKTPWWGASSSSCPPNCSWSRAPTLSTPLPDLSPQSSRSLHRALGADICRVKSSPPACLLTQALPAVGPPAPPRPSVLLATGWQCCPGPPVPSSQLYPL; encoded by the exons aTGAGCGACACTCAAGACTTTGCCACTTTCCCCGTGGTTGCCACCCAGGTGAAGCTGGGGGGCTGGAGCCGTCAGGGTGGGGGCAGCGTGTCTCTCTGCCCGCGCCCGCATCAGGAGCTCCAGGCCTTCCTCAGCCTTCTGG AGCATAGTTTCCTGCAGGAATTCCTTTCCAGAGATCCCTGTTTCCAGATTTCAGATAAG TATCTCCTGGCCATGGTGCTGGTCTACTTCCGGCGTGCCAACCTGAAGCTCAGCGAGTACACCCACAGCAACTTGTTCTTGGCGCT GTTTCTTGCAAATGACATGGAGGAGGATCTGGAGGACCCTAAATGTGTGATTTTTCTGTGGGCCCTGGGAAAAGATTGGCGTCGTCAGGTGGCAGACTTCCTGCACCAGAGGGATAAGCTGTGGGCCCGGATGGGCTTCCGGGCCATGGTGAGCCGCCAGTGCTGTGAGGAG CTTGTCTCTCAGTGGCCGAAGACCCCTTGGTGGGGGGCTTCCTCATCATCCTGCCCCCCCAACTGCAGCTGGAGCCGGGCACCTACACTCTCCACA cctctccctgaCCTTTCTCCCCAGTCCTCCCGAAGCCTCCACCGTGCCCTAGGCGCTGATATTTGCAGGGTGAAGAGCAGCCCGCCTGCTTGTCTGCTGACCCAAGCCCTACCGGCCGtgggcccccccgccccgccccggccttCTGTCTTATTGGCCACAGGCTGGCAGTGCTGCCCAGGCCCCCCAGTCCCCTCCTCCCAACTGTACCCACTCTGA
- the SPDYC gene encoding speedy protein C isoform X1, whose translation MSDTQDFATFPVVATQVKLGGWSRQGGGSVSLCPRPHQELQAFLSLLEHSFLQEFLSRDPCFQISDKYLLAMVLVYFRRANLKLSEYTHSNLFLALFLANDMEEDLEDPKCVIFLWALGKDWRRQVADFLHQRDKLWARMGFRAMVSRQCCEEVMAKEPSHWAWTRERRPHHGGAQRGCPKARVPLPGGPGLSPPHCSLCGLLPAPGLCSHQPRPLPVLSKCPSPNPECHCPPSQACLSVAEDPLVGGFLIILPPQLQLEPGTYTLHILPKPPPCPRR comes from the exons aTGAGCGACACTCAAGACTTTGCCACTTTCCCCGTGGTTGCCACCCAGGTGAAGCTGGGGGGCTGGAGCCGTCAGGGTGGGGGCAGCGTGTCTCTCTGCCCGCGCCCGCATCAGGAGCTCCAGGCCTTCCTCAGCCTTCTGG AGCATAGTTTCCTGCAGGAATTCCTTTCCAGAGATCCCTGTTTCCAGATTTCAGATAAG TATCTCCTGGCCATGGTGCTGGTCTACTTCCGGCGTGCCAACCTGAAGCTCAGCGAGTACACCCACAGCAACTTGTTCTTGGCGCT GTTTCTTGCAAATGACATGGAGGAGGATCTGGAGGACCCTAAATGTGTGATTTTTCTGTGGGCCCTGGGAAAAGATTGGCGTCGTCAGGTGGCAGACTTCCTGCACCAGAGGGATAAGCTGTGGGCCCGGATGGGCTTCCGGGCCATGGTGAGCCGCCAGTGCTGTGAGGAG GTCATGGCCAAGGAGCCGTCCCATTGGGCCTGGACTCGAGAGCGGCGTCCCCACCACGGTGGAGCTCAGAGGGGCTGCCCAAAGGCCCGGGTGCCCCTGCCTGGAGGCCCCGGCCTCTCGCCTCCTCACTGTTCCCTCTGTGGCTTGCTCCCTGCCCCCGGCCTCTGCAGCCACCAGCCCCGCCCCTTGCCTGTCTTATCCAAGTGCCCTTCCCCAAACCCTGAGTGCCATTGCCCTCCCTCCCAAGCTTGTCTCTCAGTGGCCGAAGACCCCTTGGTGGGGGGCTTCCTCATCATCCTGCCCCCCCAACTGCAGCTGGAGCCGGGCACCTACACTCTCCACA TCCTCCCGAAGCCTCCACCGTGCCCTAGGCGCTGA